One Pectinophora gossypiella chromosome 9, ilPecGoss1.1, whole genome shotgun sequence genomic region harbors:
- the LOC126369786 gene encoding uncharacterized protein LOC126369786, with protein sequence MDFKVIDGARANASSFSTYKPFFGILQNINNTTTQNLKSNEFDKMLSEEMLAIKQLIYEKEKTIAPTPTLLVKERWQVMDLMSKLNKIGFSDEDDSELHSSAVNTNATINDIFDHSNLSKSLQDLVDDNGNEEPDLDLAKTENVPKEKVIGLRSLYNDNDPQDPYKKCGCKKKSPKIECTKSSSTECTKTTTEYTTTTCPFHTNTLTDEPSEEPPSTPSYITTYTYTTCYPLYPSGNPNIYYSPYYVPYPLYIEQPEEEPPRREKKIKKNRTKQPRYQTAKRHKNYDYYIETTTENTDDYLVNNYEVMPKEKLENNIKGNHIQLNNNADKDVNSLEVLLAADNCNDGGCTRGLYEKEREIFVNRIVNDLKNNYGEAAIKPCFCDARRNTAHSIHSGFVMIPCLFYLLV encoded by the exons ATGGACTTCAAAGTTATTG ATGGTGCCCGCGCCAACGCCTCCTCGTTCTCGACATACAAACCGTTTTTTGGAATTCTGCAGAACATTAATAATACAACAACgcaaaatttaaaatctaaCGAGTTTGATAAAATGCTGTCAGAAGAGATGCTTGCAATAAAACAACTTATATATGAGAAAGAGAAGACAATTGCACCAACTCCAACCCTGCTAGTTAAGGAAAGATGGCAAGTAATGGATTTGATgtccaaattaaataaaattggattTTCAGATGAAGACGATTCTGAGCTACATTCTTCTGCAGTCAATACTAATGCTACGATTAACGACATTTTTGACCATAGTAATTTAAGCAAATCACTACAAGATCTTGTTGACGATAATGGCAATGAGGAACCAGATTTAGACCTTGCAAAAACTGAAAATGTACCAAAAGAAAAAGTAATAGGTCTCAGAAGTTTATACAATGACAATGACCCTCAAGATCCGTATAAAAAATGTGGTTGCAAGAAAAAAAGTCCAAAAATTGAATGTACGAAATCTTCTAGTACTGAATGCACAAAAACTACAACAGAATATACTACAACAACCTGTCCTTTTCACACCAATACTTTAACTGATGAACCTTCTGAAGAACCACCTTCTACTCCCTCATATATAACGACTTATACGTACACAACATGTTATCCTTTATACCCCTCCGGCAATccaaatatatattattcacCTTATTATGTACCGTATCCACTCTATATTGAACAACCAGAAGAAGAACCACCTCGAAgggaaaagaaaattaaaaagaaccgTACTAAACAACCAAGATATCAAACAGCCAAACGCCATAAGAATTATGATTATTACATAGAAACCACGACAGAAAATACGGATGattatttagtaaataattatgaagTCATGCCGAAAGAAAAGCTTGAGAACAATATTAAGGGTAATCATATACAATTGAACAATAAtgctgataaagatgtaaactCTCTTGAGGTATTACTCGCAGCAGACAATTGCAACGATGGCGGGTGCACTAGAGGCTTGTATGAGAAGGAAAGAGAAATTTTCGTAAATAGAATTGTGAATGATTTGAAAAATAACTATGGTGAAGCTGCTATAAAGCCATGTTTTTGTGACGCTAGAAGAAACACTGCACACTCAATTCATTCTGGTTTTGTAATGATtccatgtttattttatttacttgtttAG
- the LOC126369789 gene encoding uncharacterized protein LOC126369789 produces MIIVKLFVLLLFTAINPCYSEYCEICANHTLCKYPLPGPGPSCVSYDNAALLTTDDVESIVNRINDRRNFVALGLLKYLPQAANMRMIYCHRDVNHIRHAMCILILFIFPHLFIFLCYAVLKVNIFTQYFYFSQSWSEDLAWSAQRWVDQCDPSVHPDRLDYCRNLEDMDVGQNIATIFGAAPGLNVKSFVDIWFMDSLEYSGSVSFYNGSRDRKTIFFTQLIWADTDAVGCGKAKFYLQYRNTVVERLVCNFAIKGNIHGKPVYAIGFAATQCPPSYEPDEQYTGLCRKQIRRNEKEITLRNTPFRSLLKILNLSNNSVEHDLDPTRNNFFKKADASNDRRRQKIRHVPQNVFPGITPFIPHPSPWNSSRNYIHERGHSRVYHGHNHRKNFVHATASNIQDLIRYDFTNELATATSITSDVQRKTNQYNPCSRDFSTNGNPCSVLPCESNQCTRVQGCGTPLCLPSSQIPNTDPHSECPCSTEINCQLTTSRYHCCDLECCPCSLSTTCHPEIARRQDDPKHETKKSDLHYYDLFPNRAMRSGDTPIERLPKKRNLFSNKRPQMLRKLVNKAGNKDKDIIIPIKTNYFEGSDRQNTNGFDNRQNKYDYSYDTFDSNERQRRWNEEQSTFRPSNLQVSYDDRINNPFQKKVRRFTTLSNKRNIKSSRSISKIKTEPITIRLTKPDGVRDRSVHSTETFLSFEELMRLKKNNAETPNYRRMDQNQEHDIMRANKPATKPTKPTTKPTTKPTKPPETKKTEAPKPDESKAENYTTVPPFINESHCTRKVTCTWTQMPKTDKDGNIIGDGGSGGKGSGGSGGGFRTPLGYVKGCTRTVTCTRIYFERNKQDHINTELPGAREGTTDGPAENDEDYCERRSLDIRRRDSDKEDEIESVSQNNELVDYNKGNISSEINVDDCSCNNGCSRKKRELRKRNNCLRHLSCNQNCDQRKEPQYKNPLMSYGDLYYSVLNKLVKSWENKKCTSHSGRCPCNNSVRECPSSMYLVLFILYTMF; encoded by the exons atgataattgtgaaattatttgttttgttactttTCACCGCTATCAATCCCTGTTATTCAGAATATTGTGAAATATGTGCAAATCACACCCTTTGCAAGTACCCT TTACCAGGTCCCGGTCCATCCTGTGTGAGCTACGACAACGCAGCACTACTGACAACAGACGATGTGGAGAGTATAGTTAACAGGATAAACGATCGAAGGAACTTTGTAGCGCTTGGTCTCCTCAAGTACCTTCCGCAGGCAGCAAATATGAGGATGATT TATTGTCATCGTGACGTCAACCATATACGACATGCAATGTGCatcttaattttgtttatttttcctcacttatttatttttttgtgttacgCCGTTTTAAAAGTCAATATTTTTActcaatatttctatttttcacAGAGTTGGTCCGAAGATCTTGCGTGGTCTGCGCAACGATGGGTAGACCAATGCGATCCTTCAGTTCACCCCGATAGACTTGATTATTGCAGAAATTTAG AGGATATGGATGTTGGTCAGAATATAGCCACTATATTTGGGGCTGCGCCAGGATTGAACGTGAAGAGTTTCGTAGACATCTGGTTTATGGACAGCTTAGAATACTCAGGAAGTGTATCTTTTTACAACGG ATCTCGAGAccgaaaaacaatttttttcacCCAACTAATATGGGCTGATACAGATGCCGTCGGATGCGGCAAAGCCAAATTctat TTACAATACAGGAACACTGTAGTTGAAAGATTAGTTTGCAACTTTGCTATAAAGGGAAACATACATGGAAAACCGGTTTATGCAATAGGCTTTGCTGCAACACAATGTCCCCCGAGCTATGAACCAGATGAACAATACACAGGACTGtgtagaaaacaaattcggagAAATG AAAAAGAAATTACACTGAGAAACACACCCTTTCgaagtttattaaaaattttgaatttgtccaaCAATTCTGTGGAGCATGATTTAGATCCTACAAGAAATAATTTCTTCAAAAAGGCTGATGCAAGTAACGACCGCCGGCGACAGAAAATAAGACATGTTCCtcaaaatgtttttc CTGGCATAACACCTTTTATACCACATCCATCACCTTGGAATAGCTCCAGAAATTATATCCACGAAAGAGGACATTCTAGAGTCTACCATGGTCACAATCATAGAAAAAACTTTGTGCACGCCACAGCAAGTAACATACAAGATTTAATACGATATGATTTTACGAATGAACTAGCTACAGCTACTTCAATTACAAGTGATGTTCAAAGAAAGACTAATCAATATAATCCGTGTTCTCGGGATTTTTCAACAAATGGAAACCCCTGTTCAGTTTTACCGTGCGAATCGAATCAATGTACTAGAGTACAAGGTTGTGGGACACCATTGTGCCTTCCTAGTTCACAAATCCCTAATACAGATCCCCACAGTGAATGTCCATGTAGCACTGAGATCAATTGCCAACTCACCACCAGCCGCTATCACTGTTGTGATCTTGAGTGTTGCCCCTGTTCGCTTTCTACTACCTGCCATCCTGAAATTGCCAGGAGACAAGACGATCCAAAACACGAAACAAAAAAATCAGACTTACATTATTACGACCTCTTTCCTAATCGTGCCATGCGTAGTGGCGACACTCCAATTGAGAGATTACCTAAAAAAcgaaacttattttcaaataaaagacCACAAATGCTAAGAAAGTTAGTGAACAAAGCAGgtaataaagataaagatataaTAATACCGATCAAGACAAATTATTTTGAAGGAAGTGATAGACAGAACACTAATGGTTTCGATAATCGACAAAATAAATACGATTATTCATATGACACTTTTGATTCAAATGAAAGACAGCGACGATGGAATGAGGAACAATCTACTTTCAGACCATCTAATTTACAAGTCAGCTATGATGATAGAATAAATAATCCATTTCAAAAAAAAGTGAGACGATTTACCACTTTATCGAATAAAAGGAATATAAAATCTTCTCGTTCCATATCCAAAATTAAAACTGAACCTATAACTATTCGTCTTACAAAACCAGATGGTGTGAGAGATCGCAGTGTGCATTCTACTGAAACTTTTTTATCATTCGAAGAATTGAtgcgattaaaaaaaaataatgctgAAACACCTAATTATCGTCGAATGGATCAGAACCAGGAGCACGATATTATGAGAGCAAACAAGCCCGCTACAAAACCTACAAAACCTACTACAAAACCTACTACAAAACCTACAAAACCTCCCGAAACTAAAAAAACTGAGGCACCGAAACCTGATGAAAGTAAAGCAGAAAACTATACTACAGTGCCCCCTTTTATTAATGAAAGTCACTGCACTCGAAAAGTAACGTGTACTTGGACTCAAATGCCAAAAACAGATAAAGATGGAAATATTATAGGCGATGGAGGCAGTGGCGGAAAAGGCAGCGGTGGCAGCGGTGGAGGCTTCAGAACTCCTCTCGGTTATGTCAAGGGGTGCACTCGGACCGTAACCTGTACACGCATTTACTTCGAAAGGAATAAACAAGATCACATAAACACAGAACTTCCTGGCGCACGGGAAGGAACTACCGACGGGCCTGCTGAAAATGATGAAGACTACTGTGAACGTAGATCCCTCGACATTCGAAGAAGAGATTCTGATAAAGAGGACGAAATCGAGTCTGTATCACAAAACAATGAATTAGTTGATTACAATAAAGGAAATATATCGTCTGAAATAAATGTTGACGATTGTAGCTGTAATAATGGATGCTCCAGGAAAAAAAGAGAGttaagaaaacgtaataattgcTTACGGCATCTGTCGTGTAATCAGAATTGTGATCAAAGAAAAGAACCACAATATAAAAATCCTTTAATGTCCTACGGAGACTTGTATTATTCTGTTCTTAATAAATTAGTAAAGTCCTGGGAAAATAAGAAATGTACAAGTCATTCCGGAAGGTGTCCGTGTAACAATTCTGTAAGAGAATGTCCTAgtagtatgtacttagtactgtttattttatacacCATGTTCTAA
- the LOC126369502 gene encoding uncharacterized protein LOC126369502 isoform X2: MLETTKLLYFLFLIVFLSECQGKNYCGLNVCNNTKEHTLCKFQSEDPARHCVGFEKTIKTQREKQAILDKLNSRRNKVAAGEIRSFPSAENIMKLEWSDELELSAQRWANQCVKHSTPDIRDTCRDLGNVFVGQNIATIYGEAPGLTPLALVDVWYMELLNANASVISSYQRSSDAGYSHYEYFTQLIWAKSKQVGCGGVKFKENVQGKEKKRDVYRLVCNFAPGGNLLNQSVYDDGKMCSKCPEGTCDSVFTALCSLKSQSTKYTKSGITEHESATSTNEVTNWISKGLNTNSKTNINSTVIDSHNSGTLGNDNIDILIPFDYVPHEYIRPTILTTTKTTPSCKDVMVVDDFVELLKKKLSTDPMFKEFLKTTTVSTEHFENAYTDAFALVNRIYSSNEKLSTTNKPQERDSVNSTLLVDLVEAVIFRNNEQESSNEITRERLLNKNLKKKYEFNRRKRGDNFQTDYNSGKDTDYIVDHIAPLENFKKSLRSDCSYHKIKYVDLLDKIASDLKVLKLNKRFHCTRNISQKNSFMVILIFLVILQIIF; encoded by the exons atgttGGAGACAACAaaactgttatattttttatttttgatagtgTTTTTGTCTGAGTGTCAAGGGAAAAACTATTGCGGGCTCAATGTCTGTAATAATACTAAAGAGCATACTTTATGTAAATTccag TCCGAAGATCCAGCTCGTCACTGCGTCGGGTTTGAGAAAACGATCAAAACTCAAAGAGAAAAGCAGGCTATTCTGGACAAGCTGAACAGTCGTCGAAATAAGGTGGCTGCAGGTGAAATACGGTCATTTCCTTCTGctgaaaatattatgaaattg GAATGGAGTGATGAACTGGAACTTTCAGCACAACGATGGGCGAACCAGTGCGTTAAACACAGCACCCCGGACATCCGCGACACATGTCGTGATTTAG GCAACGTGTTCGTGGGGCAGAACATTGCCACGATATATGGTGAGGCTCCAGGACTGACTCCTCTAGCGCTGGTCGATGTTTGGTATATGGAACTCCTCAACGCGAATGCTTCGGTGATATCAAGTTATCAACG GTCGTCTGATGCCGGGTACTCGCACTACGAATATTTCACACAGCTAATATGGGCTAAATCTAAGCAAGTCGGGTGCGGAGGTGTGAAATTCAAA GAAAATGTTCAAGGCAAGGAGAAGAAAAGGGACGTTTACCGGCTGGTGTGCAACTTCGCTCCGGGTGGCAACCTGCTAAACCAATCTGTATATGATGATGGAAAAATGTGTTCCAAGTGCCCCGAAGGCACATGTGACTCCGTTTTTACGGCCCTTTGCA GTTTAAAATCACAATCAACAAAATATACTAAATCGGGAATCACGGAACATGAAAGTGCTACATCAACGAACGAAGTTACTAATTGGATCTCTAAGGGATTAAACACAAATTCAAAAACGAATATTAATTCAACGGTGATTGATTCACATAACTCTGGTACTTTGGGCAATGACAATATAGACATTTTAATTCCATTTGATTATGTACCACATGAATATATAAGACCAACAATATTGACAACTACCAAAACTACACCTTCTTGTAAAGATGTTATGGTGGTTGATGATTTCGTCGAACTATTGAAAAAAAAGCTAAGTACAGACCCCATGTTCAAAGAATTTCTAAAAACTACTACAGTAAGCACGGAACATTTTGAGAATGCTTATACTGATGCTTTTGCGTTAGTCAATCGAATTTATAGCAGCAATGAGAAGCTTTCCACTACAAATAAACCGCAAGAAAGAGATTCTGTTAACTCTACTCTTCTCGTGGATTTAGTGGAAGCggttatttttagaaataacg AGCAAGAAAGCAGCAATGAGATAACAAGAGAACGTctgttaaataaaaatctaaagaaaaaatatgaatttaatagaCGAAAACGAGGAGACAACTTTCAAACCGATTATAATAGTGGTAAAGATACAGATTATATTGTTGATCACATTGCGCCATTAGAAAATTTTAAGAAGAGTTTGAGGTCCGATTGCAGTTATCACAAGATAAAATATGTCGACTTACTTGACAAAATAGCGTCAGATCTAAAAGTACTGAAATTAAACAAGAGATTTCATTGTACACGTAATATATCTCAAAAGAATTCATTTatggtaattttaattttccttgttattttacaaattatattttaa
- the LOC126369502 gene encoding uncharacterized protein LOC126369502 isoform X1 has protein sequence MLETTKLLYFLFLIVFLSECQGKNYCGLNVCNNTKEHTLCKFQSEDPARHCVGFEKTIKTQREKQAILDKLNSRRNKVAAGEIRSFPSAENIMKLEWSDELELSAQRWANQCVKHSTPDIRDTCRDLGNVFVGQNIATIYGEAPGLTPLALVDVWYMELLNANASVISSYQRSSDAGYSHYEYFTQLIWAKSKQVGCGGVKFKENVQGKEKKRDVYRLVCNFAPGGNLLNQSVYDDGKMCSKCPEGTCDSVFTALCSLKSQSTKYTKSGITEHESATSTNEVTNWISKGLNTNSKTNINSTVIDSHNSGTLGNDNIDILIPFDYVPHEYIRPTILTTTKTTPSCKDVMVVDDFVELLKKKLSTDPMFKEFLKTTTVSTEHFENAYTDAFALVNRIYSSNEKLSTTNKPQERDSVNSTLLVDLVEAVIFRNNDKIKSTREPILGTRFEPDVSPVKIQAELAEVRLNSDFTGHLFFPEDIENGNIDTTEVYYDMPSVSLDDFTIGAIKRTKATKDFLEEILESESTTEKQESSNEITRERLLNKNLKKKYEFNRRKRGDNFQTDYNSGKDTDYIVDHIAPLENFKKSLRSDCSYHKIKYVDLLDKIASDLKVLKLNKRFHCTRNISQKNSFMVILIFLVILQIIF, from the exons atgttGGAGACAACAaaactgttatattttttatttttgatagtgTTTTTGTCTGAGTGTCAAGGGAAAAACTATTGCGGGCTCAATGTCTGTAATAATACTAAAGAGCATACTTTATGTAAATTccag TCCGAAGATCCAGCTCGTCACTGCGTCGGGTTTGAGAAAACGATCAAAACTCAAAGAGAAAAGCAGGCTATTCTGGACAAGCTGAACAGTCGTCGAAATAAGGTGGCTGCAGGTGAAATACGGTCATTTCCTTCTGctgaaaatattatgaaattg GAATGGAGTGATGAACTGGAACTTTCAGCACAACGATGGGCGAACCAGTGCGTTAAACACAGCACCCCGGACATCCGCGACACATGTCGTGATTTAG GCAACGTGTTCGTGGGGCAGAACATTGCCACGATATATGGTGAGGCTCCAGGACTGACTCCTCTAGCGCTGGTCGATGTTTGGTATATGGAACTCCTCAACGCGAATGCTTCGGTGATATCAAGTTATCAACG GTCGTCTGATGCCGGGTACTCGCACTACGAATATTTCACACAGCTAATATGGGCTAAATCTAAGCAAGTCGGGTGCGGAGGTGTGAAATTCAAA GAAAATGTTCAAGGCAAGGAGAAGAAAAGGGACGTTTACCGGCTGGTGTGCAACTTCGCTCCGGGTGGCAACCTGCTAAACCAATCTGTATATGATGATGGAAAAATGTGTTCCAAGTGCCCCGAAGGCACATGTGACTCCGTTTTTACGGCCCTTTGCA GTTTAAAATCACAATCAACAAAATATACTAAATCGGGAATCACGGAACATGAAAGTGCTACATCAACGAACGAAGTTACTAATTGGATCTCTAAGGGATTAAACACAAATTCAAAAACGAATATTAATTCAACGGTGATTGATTCACATAACTCTGGTACTTTGGGCAATGACAATATAGACATTTTAATTCCATTTGATTATGTACCACATGAATATATAAGACCAACAATATTGACAACTACCAAAACTACACCTTCTTGTAAAGATGTTATGGTGGTTGATGATTTCGTCGAACTATTGAAAAAAAAGCTAAGTACAGACCCCATGTTCAAAGAATTTCTAAAAACTACTACAGTAAGCACGGAACATTTTGAGAATGCTTATACTGATGCTTTTGCGTTAGTCAATCGAATTTATAGCAGCAATGAGAAGCTTTCCACTACAAATAAACCGCAAGAAAGAGATTCTGTTAACTCTACTCTTCTCGTGGATTTAGTGGAAGCggttatttttagaaataacg ATAAAATTAAATCCACTCGGGAACCGATATTAGGGACACGGTTTGAGCCGGATGTAAGTCCTGTAAAAATTCAAGCTGAACTTGCGGAAGTGAGGCTCAATTCGGATTTTACAGGACATTTATTTTTTCCCGAGGATATTGAAAATGGAAACATTGACACAACAGAAGTTTATTACGATATGCCAAGTGTTTCTCTTGATGATTTCACAATTGGTGCTATAAAAAGAACCAAAGCAACAAAAGACTTTTTAGAGGAAATCCTTGAATCTGAATCTACTACCGAAA AGCAAGAAAGCAGCAATGAGATAACAAGAGAACGTctgttaaataaaaatctaaagaaaaaatatgaatttaatagaCGAAAACGAGGAGACAACTTTCAAACCGATTATAATAGTGGTAAAGATACAGATTATATTGTTGATCACATTGCGCCATTAGAAAATTTTAAGAAGAGTTTGAGGTCCGATTGCAGTTATCACAAGATAAAATATGTCGACTTACTTGACAAAATAGCGTCAGATCTAAAAGTACTGAAATTAAACAAGAGATTTCATTGTACACGTAATATATCTCAAAAGAATTCATTTatggtaattttaattttccttgttattttacaaattatattttaa